A single Paenibacillus sp. FSL R5-0517 DNA region contains:
- a CDS encoding 2'-5' RNA ligase family protein, producing MYGVVLHFDSETERVITTLWKGLRDHGISSYAYEIENRKPHLTLADYSDLNESEYKEIFDCYYKSIPKIYLSYNMLGTFMNSGALFLSPNPTKKLIDFHSDYHNHFKKYHDFSNLIYHPEKWIPHCTIANRLNNQKLVEALQFSTERLEHIKTEVHEIALIKIIDKNNKRMIETVMSKALV from the coding sequence TTGTATGGAGTAGTCCTTCACTTTGACTCAGAAACAGAAAGAGTCATTACAACACTTTGGAAAGGATTAAGGGATCATGGTATATCGAGCTACGCTTACGAGATCGAGAATAGAAAACCACATTTAACACTAGCCGATTATTCAGACCTAAATGAATCGGAGTATAAAGAGATATTTGATTGTTATTATAAGTCAATACCAAAAATATATCTTAGCTATAACATGTTAGGAACTTTTATGAATAGCGGAGCATTGTTTTTATCTCCGAATCCAACAAAGAAACTTATAGACTTTCATTCAGATTATCATAACCATTTTAAGAAATATCATGATTTTTCCAATTTGATTTACCACCCCGAAAAATGGATACCGCATTGTACAATTGCAAATAGATTAAACAATCAAAAACTAGTAGAAGCTTTGCAGTTCAGTACAGAAAGATTAGAACATATAAAAACTGAAGTGCATGAAATAGCGCTTATTAAAATCATAGATAAAAACAATAAAAGAATGATTGAAACAGTGATGAGTAAGGCTCTTGTATAA